From Methanomassiliicoccus luminyensis B10, the proteins below share one genomic window:
- a CDS encoding 3-isopropylmalate dehydratase large subunit, with translation MAGMTFAQRVLSRASGMDARTGDIVNAKVDLAMSHENAALVLKAFREIGAERMWDPRKVVLLFDHRVPANTVKTAEGHREVRTFAREERIPFFYDMGEGICHQVLPEKGHALPGRLIVGTDSHTTTYGALGAFSTGIGATEMASVWATGEIWLRVPETLRIHVSGQLAPHVASKDVILHIIGELGADGADYKCVEYVGSAIDRMSVASRMVLSNMAIEMGAKAGVCFPDRKTKEFLAGRTEQRWDEREWQMSGDADQELKVDAGAIAPKVACPHLVDNVVDVGEVEGTKIDQAVLGSCTNGRLEDLAAAEALLRGKRVSKDVRFIVVPASREVYIEASENGILASLARSGAVITNPGCGPCLGGHQGLLAAGERCISTTNRNFRGRMGSPDAEVYLASPETVAASALKGEITDPRRA, from the coding sequence ATGGCCGGGATGACCTTTGCCCAGCGCGTCCTTTCGAGAGCGAGCGGTATGGACGCCCGCACCGGGGACATCGTGAACGCGAAAGTGGACCTGGCAATGTCGCACGAGAACGCCGCGCTCGTTCTAAAGGCCTTCCGCGAGATCGGGGCGGAGAGGATGTGGGACCCCCGCAAGGTGGTCCTGCTGTTCGACCACCGCGTCCCCGCCAATACAGTGAAGACCGCGGAGGGGCACCGCGAGGTCAGGACGTTCGCCCGCGAGGAGCGCATACCCTTCTTCTATGACATGGGCGAGGGCATCTGCCACCAGGTGCTGCCGGAGAAAGGGCACGCGCTGCCCGGCCGGCTCATCGTCGGCACCGACTCTCACACCACCACCTACGGCGCCTTGGGCGCGTTCTCCACCGGCATCGGCGCCACGGAGATGGCCTCGGTGTGGGCCACCGGGGAGATATGGCTGCGAGTGCCGGAGACCCTGCGGATCCACGTGAGCGGCCAGCTCGCCCCTCATGTGGCATCGAAGGACGTCATCCTACACATCATCGGCGAGCTCGGCGCCGACGGCGCGGACTATAAGTGCGTGGAGTACGTCGGCAGCGCCATCGACCGCATGAGCGTGGCCTCTCGCATGGTGCTGAGCAACATGGCCATCGAGATGGGTGCCAAGGCCGGGGTGTGCTTCCCCGACCGGAAGACCAAGGAGTTCCTCGCCGGCCGCACCGAGCAGAGGTGGGACGAGCGGGAATGGCAGATGAGCGGCGACGCCGACCAGGAGCTGAAGGTCGACGCGGGGGCCATAGCGCCGAAGGTGGCCTGCCCCCACCTCGTCGATAACGTCGTGGACGTCGGCGAGGTCGAAGGAACGAAAATAGACCAGGCGGTGCTGGGCTCCTGCACCAACGGAAGGCTGGAGGACCTTGCCGCCGCCGAAGCCCTCCTCCGGGGCAAGAGGGTGAGCAAGGACGTCCGCTTCATCGTCGTCCCCGCGTCGCGCGAGGTGTACATCGAGGCATCGGAGAACGGAATACTAGCTTCCCTCGCCCGCTCCGGCGCGGTCATCACCAACCCCGGATGCGGCCCCTGCCTGGGCGGCCACCAAGGCCTCCTCGCCGCCGGCGAGAGGTGCATCTCCACCACCAACCGCAACTTCCGCGGGAGGATGGGGTCGCCCGACGCCGAGGTGTACCTGGCGTCGCCGGAAACGGTAGCGGCGAGCGCGTTAAAGGGCGAGATCACCGATCCGAGGAGGGCGTGA
- the acsA gene encoding acetate--CoA ligase: protein MEDTIPPKNPGNLQDYEKACREFTWASVDKEFDWSNGGIYNVAHEAVDRHAQNWRRNKIALYSITADNDVRKYTFGEMSELTNKLASGLVKLGAEKGDRVFVFLDRTSELYISMVGIAKMGAIAGPLFSALGPEAVKDRALDCGAKYVITSPYLYKRLEPIRDDLVDVQKYIIVGDNAGLGDNTVKFDDILASGDPNYQVESMNPSDPYIIIYTSGSTGKPKGVMHGHKAMVQQLFTSKNVLDLKEEDTYWCTADPGWVTGTVYGIFGPWFLGTTLISYEGRFDAKIWYGILERYGVTVWYTAPTALRMLMRAGDDVVKEFDFSRLRHICSVGEPLNAEVVRWAMKVYGKRIHDTWWQTETGAQLICNYPSMTIKPGSMGKPIPGVIAAVVDEEGNEVPPKKEGFLALRPGWPSMMIGIWRNTPKFKEYFRIPGWYIAGDQAYKDEEGYFWFLGRADDVIKTSGERLGPFEVESALIEHPAVAEAGVIGKPDELRGEIVKAFISLRPGHHPSDKLKEEITNFVKTRLAYYAYPREIEFVDSLPKTRSGKIMRRVLKAKELGQPLGDLSTLEE from the coding sequence ATGGAGGATACCATTCCACCCAAGAACCCTGGAAATCTCCAGGACTATGAGAAGGCGTGCCGAGAGTTCACCTGGGCATCGGTGGACAAGGAGTTCGATTGGTCCAACGGTGGCATCTACAACGTCGCCCATGAGGCCGTGGACCGGCACGCCCAGAACTGGAGAAGGAACAAGATCGCTCTGTACTCGATCACCGCGGACAACGATGTGCGCAAGTACACCTTCGGCGAGATGTCGGAACTCACCAACAAGCTCGCTTCCGGGCTGGTCAAGCTTGGCGCCGAGAAGGGGGACCGCGTGTTCGTCTTCCTGGACCGTACATCGGAGCTGTACATTTCCATGGTGGGCATCGCAAAGATGGGTGCCATCGCCGGCCCCCTGTTCTCGGCCCTCGGCCCCGAGGCGGTGAAGGACCGCGCCCTGGACTGCGGTGCCAAGTACGTCATCACCTCGCCTTACCTGTACAAGAGGCTCGAGCCCATCAGGGACGACCTCGTTGACGTGCAGAAATACATCATCGTGGGCGACAACGCCGGACTTGGGGACAACACCGTCAAGTTCGACGACATCCTGGCCTCGGGCGACCCCAACTACCAGGTCGAGAGCATGAACCCCTCGGACCCCTACATCATCATCTACACTTCCGGTTCGACGGGAAAGCCCAAGGGAGTGATGCACGGCCACAAGGCCATGGTCCAGCAGCTCTTCACCTCCAAGAACGTCCTCGATCTCAAGGAAGAGGATACCTACTGGTGCACCGCCGACCCCGGCTGGGTCACCGGAACCGTTTACGGCATATTCGGGCCATGGTTCCTCGGCACCACTCTCATCTCCTACGAGGGCAGGTTCGACGCCAAGATATGGTACGGCATCCTCGAGAGGTACGGCGTCACGGTGTGGTACACCGCCCCCACCGCCCTGAGGATGCTCATGAGGGCCGGTGACGATGTCGTTAAGGAGTTCGACTTCTCTCGGCTCAGGCACATCTGCTCGGTGGGCGAGCCCCTGAACGCTGAAGTGGTCAGGTGGGCCATGAAAGTGTACGGAAAGAGGATCCATGACACCTGGTGGCAAACCGAGACGGGTGCCCAGCTCATCTGCAACTATCCATCCATGACCATCAAGCCCGGCTCTATGGGCAAGCCCATCCCCGGCGTCATCGCCGCCGTGGTCGACGAGGAGGGCAACGAGGTGCCGCCGAAGAAGGAGGGGTTCCTGGCGCTCCGCCCTGGCTGGCCGTCCATGATGATCGGCATCTGGAGGAACACCCCCAAGTTCAAGGAGTACTTCAGGATCCCGGGCTGGTACATCGCCGGGGACCAGGCCTACAAGGACGAGGAGGGATATTTCTGGTTCCTTGGTCGGGCGGATGACGTAATCAAGACCTCCGGGGAGAGGCTGGGACCGTTCGAGGTGGAGTCCGCTCTGATCGAGCATCCCGCCGTCGCTGAGGCCGGTGTCATCGGCAAGCCCGACGAGCTGAGGGGCGAGATCGTCAAGGCGTTCATCTCCCTGCGTCCCGGGCACCACCCCTCGGACAAGCTCAAGGAGGAGATCACCAACTTCGTGAAGACCCGACTGGCGTATTACGCGTATCCACGGGAGATCGAGTTCGTCGATTCCCTGCCGAAGACCAGGTCCGGGAAGATCATGAGGCGGGTCCTGAAAGCGAAGGAGCTGGGGCAGCCGCTGGGCGACCTCTCCACGCTGGAAGAGTAA
- a CDS encoding CBS domain-containing protein, whose amino-acid sequence MAALVKDYMTQKKEVVSPEDSVSSAVELMVDHDQGSVIVVDDNEKVLGIFTERDVLRHFLSNQSKFLRLKVSEVMSKPVITVTENSKVSDALKLMNEKNIRRLPVVNKDGKMVGFVSWKELFTKVPKDLL is encoded by the coding sequence ATGGCCGCGCTCGTCAAGGATTACATGACCCAGAAGAAAGAAGTAGTCTCTCCCGAAGACTCCGTCTCTAGCGCAGTGGAGCTCATGGTGGACCATGATCAGGGGAGCGTGATCGTTGTGGATGACAATGAGAAGGTCCTGGGGATCTTCACCGAGCGCGATGTGCTGCGCCATTTCCTGAGCAACCAGTCCAAGTTCCTCCGCCTGAAGGTGTCCGAGGTAATGAGCAAGCCGGTCATCACGGTAACGGAGAACTCCAAGGTCTCCGACGCCCTGAAGCTGATGAACGAGAAGAACATCCGCCGCCTTCCCGTAGTGAACAAGGACGGCAAGATGGTCGGGTTCGTGTCGTGGAAGGAGCTCTTCACCAAAGTGCCGAAGGACCTGCTCTGA
- a CDS encoding DUF6884 domain-containing protein produces the protein MSTSKVNISGDDADTDLLIAAGASPDISPALRRPGRELCLVTPSCRRAWDKGDFRPTRAGDAYTGCFSRKCQAYAERFYPGAWCVLDARHGFMFPDEVIRKAHSACLYQPWTEPLTLDELKVRVRKRKLDQYERITVLGGRRFIILVEDAFPGKRVRAPLAGVGGIGEMMRALNEAMIIGRRL, from the coding sequence GTGAGCACATCAAAAGTGAATATCTCCGGCGATGACGCCGATACTGATCTATTGATCGCTGCCGGGGCGTCCCCGGACATCTCCCCGGCGCTCCGGAGGCCGGGAAGGGAGCTCTGCCTGGTCACCCCGTCCTGCCGGAGAGCGTGGGACAAGGGTGATTTCAGACCCACCCGGGCCGGCGACGCCTACACCGGATGCTTCTCCCGGAAGTGCCAGGCCTACGCGGAGCGCTTCTATCCAGGCGCGTGGTGCGTGCTCGACGCCCGGCATGGCTTCATGTTCCCCGACGAGGTCATCAGGAAAGCGCATTCGGCCTGCCTGTACCAACCGTGGACCGAGCCGCTCACCCTCGACGAGCTGAAGGTCCGGGTCAGGAAGCGCAAGCTGGACCAGTACGAGCGCATCACCGTGCTCGGAGGGCGACGGTTCATCATACTGGTTGAAGATGCGTTCCCCGGGAAGAGGGTGAGGGCGCCGCTGGCCGGCGTCGGCGGGATAGGAGAGATGATGCGCGCCCTCAACGAGGCCATGATCATCGGCCGGAGGCTGTGA
- a CDS encoding zinc ribbon domain-containing protein → MPIQRLFARRDRRTYPGAAMGEIVGRADTFLGQSQFRVEHVSPTQLHAEQYYQKLGLRRVVDLWFQEDGGNVTVTMDFSATLGDGEAVVGLVGALVWLPLTVAVGAVSYLDYQRDADTFAWSFWKYLGSSSAPYSGARCGNCGLELDRDSSFCKRCGAKAQV, encoded by the coding sequence ATGCCGATTCAGCGCCTGTTCGCTCGCCGCGACCGGAGGACCTATCCCGGCGCGGCCATGGGAGAGATCGTTGGAAGAGCGGATACTTTCCTGGGGCAGTCCCAGTTCCGCGTCGAGCACGTCTCCCCCACCCAGCTCCACGCCGAGCAGTACTATCAAAAGCTGGGCCTGCGCCGGGTGGTGGACCTGTGGTTCCAGGAGGACGGCGGGAACGTCACTGTCACCATGGACTTCTCCGCCACCCTCGGCGACGGGGAGGCGGTGGTCGGACTGGTAGGAGCGCTGGTGTGGCTCCCCCTGACCGTCGCGGTCGGCGCGGTGAGCTATCTGGACTACCAGCGCGACGCGGACACCTTCGCGTGGTCCTTCTGGAAATATCTGGGTTCCTCTTCCGCGCCGTACTCGGGAGCGCGGTGCGGCAACTGCGGCCTCGAGCTGGACCGCGATTCCAGCTTCTGCAAGCGCTGCGGCGCCAAGGCGCAGGTCTGA
- a CDS encoding zinc-ribbon domain-containing protein → MTYCTQCGASVKEGHKFCSQCGRAVDVAERPASRAEVPQAPLPPPAEPPAFPPQLAGVIEPLPGEKAVRLWRTRYLNYGARELEEGMDGLRESGKGLLIATNHRLLYVHEKGALRTTGYEVLENIPYSSMRGLETRSNEVQVPLKEENALTPRFMDASAVEWNTLKSVQHLGTADLYADLKGLFGWWSSHGAGGEQMVDYSVLKAKADRAGISIPSARCPKCGADVTLPTMGGVARCRRCGGAIFPQDVVKRMRAIIDGDCRRP, encoded by the coding sequence ATGACGTACTGCACCCAATGCGGCGCCTCCGTGAAAGAGGGCCACAAGTTCTGCTCCCAATGCGGACGAGCCGTGGACGTGGCGGAGCGCCCCGCATCAAGAGCGGAGGTGCCGCAGGCCCCCCTCCCTCCTCCGGCGGAGCCTCCGGCGTTCCCGCCGCAGCTGGCCGGGGTCATCGAGCCGCTGCCGGGCGAGAAGGCCGTCCGCCTGTGGCGGACCCGCTACCTGAACTACGGGGCGAGGGAGCTGGAAGAAGGGATGGACGGACTGCGGGAATCGGGGAAGGGGCTGCTGATCGCCACCAACCACCGCCTCCTCTACGTTCACGAGAAGGGCGCCCTGCGCACCACCGGGTACGAGGTCCTGGAGAACATTCCCTATAGCTCGATGCGCGGACTGGAGACAAGGAGCAACGAGGTCCAGGTACCGCTGAAGGAGGAGAATGCCCTCACCCCCCGGTTCATGGACGCCTCCGCGGTGGAATGGAACACCCTGAAGAGCGTGCAGCATCTGGGGACGGCGGACCTGTACGCCGATCTGAAAGGGCTGTTCGGCTGGTGGAGTTCGCACGGGGCGGGCGGGGAGCAGATGGTGGACTACTCAGTCCTGAAGGCCAAGGCGGACCGGGCGGGGATCTCCATACCCTCGGCGAGGTGCCCGAAGTGCGGCGCCGACGTGACGCTCCCGACGATGGGCGGCGTCGCCCGCTGCCGCCGCTGCGGCGGGGCCATCTTCCCGCAGGACGTGGTGAAGAGGATGCGCGCCATCATCGACGGGGATTGTAGGCGGCCCTAA
- a CDS encoding cation-efflux pump — protein sequence MALVSVLAAVLLVATKLTVGVLTNSLGIMSEALHSGIDLIAAAMTLYAVRAAARPPDEEHMYGHEKVEALSSLGETILLFVTCIWILYEAVSRLFLGHAPEVEVGFVALGIMVLSMVVDFTRSRVLHRAAVKYKSQALEADAVHFSTDLISSAVVILGIIMTMLGFPSFDAIAALGVAFITAIIGYRLLKRSVGTLTDAAPRGISQTAEAEAMKVEGIRRVSKVRVRESGPTTYIELTVLIDKMIPLEQGHRIMDQVEDRIREAVPDADVIVHAEPVCRDDFNLEDRIRAEAADMPEVKDIHNIIIADNEQGRLVDFHVEMDGALSVREAHELATRLEDRVRSLDLCITSVASHVEPAGGPMCPAEESVFDKSSLLETIERIHGLFPEVVSCEHVRVYRTRGGLKVCMDCLFDPSLTVHKAHEIATRLEGHIRSNHSDVDSVTIHLEPAE from the coding sequence GTGGCCCTGGTATCGGTCCTCGCGGCCGTGCTTCTGGTCGCCACCAAGCTGACCGTCGGCGTCCTCACCAACAGCCTGGGCATTATGTCCGAGGCCCTTCACTCCGGCATAGACCTGATAGCTGCGGCTATGACCCTGTACGCGGTAAGGGCAGCGGCCCGTCCGCCCGACGAGGAGCACATGTACGGGCACGAGAAGGTAGAGGCCCTCTCCAGCCTCGGCGAGACCATACTCCTGTTCGTCACCTGCATCTGGATATTGTACGAGGCGGTGAGCCGCCTGTTCCTGGGGCACGCCCCCGAGGTCGAGGTGGGCTTCGTCGCCCTCGGGATCATGGTCCTCTCCATGGTCGTTGACTTCACCCGCTCCAGGGTGCTCCACCGCGCCGCGGTGAAGTACAAGAGCCAGGCGCTGGAGGCCGACGCCGTGCATTTCTCCACCGACCTCATCTCCTCGGCCGTGGTCATCCTGGGCATCATCATGACCATGCTGGGCTTCCCATCCTTCGACGCCATCGCCGCGCTGGGGGTGGCGTTCATCACCGCCATCATCGGGTACCGGCTGCTGAAGAGGTCAGTGGGCACCCTGACCGACGCGGCGCCGAGGGGCATCTCACAGACCGCGGAGGCGGAGGCCATGAAAGTGGAGGGGATCCGCAGGGTGAGCAAGGTCAGAGTGAGGGAGTCGGGGCCGACCACCTACATCGAGCTCACTGTGCTCATTGACAAGATGATCCCCCTGGAGCAGGGGCACCGCATCATGGACCAGGTGGAGGACAGGATAAGGGAGGCCGTTCCGGACGCCGACGTCATAGTGCACGCCGAGCCGGTATGCCGGGACGACTTCAACCTGGAGGACCGCATAAGGGCGGAAGCGGCGGACATGCCTGAGGTCAAGGACATTCACAACATCATCATCGCGGACAACGAGCAGGGCCGCCTGGTGGACTTCCACGTGGAGATGGACGGCGCCCTGTCGGTGAGAGAGGCCCACGAGCTGGCGACCCGGCTGGAGGACAGGGTGCGGAGCCTCGACCTGTGCATAACCTCGGTGGCGTCCCACGTGGAGCCGGCGGGGGGGCCGATGTGCCCGGCCGAGGAATCGGTCTTCGACAAGAGCAGCCTGCTGGAGACGATAGAGCGCATCCACGGCCTCTTCCCGGAGGTGGTGTCCTGCGAGCACGTGAGGGTGTACCGCACCCGGGGCGGCCTGAAGGTGTGCATGGACTGCCTGTTCGACCCTTCGCTCACGGTGCACAAGGCCCACGAGATCGCCACCCGGCTGGAGGGCCACATACGCTCCAATCACTCCGACGTGGACAGCGTGACCATCCACCTGGAGCCGGCAGAGTGA